One Pseudomonadota bacterium genomic window, CATCAACATTTGCACCTCTACTGTTTACTGCAATACCATCGGTTCCAGCCCATCTGAAGATGATCTGATTCATTATGTTCTTTCTGGTATTGACATCGGTTGTAGCAATGAATTGTTCTACTATTGCTTTCAACTGCCCGCTTGAATCTCTTACAATTGCTTGTTGGAGTTCGTAAATATTGTTAGACGCCTGTAAGTTTGGCAGAGCAGCAATATCCTCCGGCACTTCAAGCCAAACTTCCGCTATCGTATAAGTTGTGTTTCTTTGGAGATTATAGCCTCCTATCTCACCAATATTACCGCCTGTTTTTTCAAAACTGCCAATTCTTGCCTGGATATTACCTTCGGAATCGATTTCCCCGGTAGGTGTTGAATCTATGTTTATAGATTGAATCCCAACTTCTTCTAATGTATGCAGTTCATCTGGGGCCGAAAGGCCATCCCCATCAAAATCCTGCCATATTTTCAAATCACTCCAAACAGCATCATTGGAATCAATCTTTCCGTCTCCGTTATCATCTAAATCAGCCAATGCCTGAAAGCCATTTACAGCATTGCTTCCGTTCTTCAATATAGTCTGATCTCCAAACAGCTCTTTACCACTGTCTATAGTTCCATTTTTATTCACGTCTCTCACAAGTAGCCCATCACCCGGTGCGGCCCAGCCTGTCTGCTCCGCGAAACCGTCGCCGTCATGGTCAAAATAAGTCCCGCCTTCAACATCGGTGGTCTGTATTCCATCGCCATCAAGATCAAGGATAAGAGGATCTATGAGGTTTGGTAGCGTTGCTAAAGTTGCGGATTCGAAAAGCAAAATATATTCCTTCATAAGTTCTTCATAATTAAAAAAAATAATTGATACGGAAACAACCAGTATGTTTCAGGATCTATATACTGGCCCTTCGGTCCCAAAATTTTATAGTCAATATGTGGGAGGTATTCATTTGCTCCATAAATACCATCACCATTTTGGTCACCGCGTCCACCCATTTGACCTATTGTTTGACCTGCTTCAACGATATCACCCTTTTTCACATTCCAACTGTCAAGGTGACATATGCGATGCCTGTTCCCATTTGCGTCAGTAATCTCAACTATACCCCAATTGTTATTTACATCGGTTATTTTGCCTTTTACAGGTGAATCGACAAAAGGGTGCGAATCATTAATAAATGGAGCCCTGTTGCCATTTGCATCTCTATAGTTAAAATCTACACCATTGTGTTTACGGCCACCTTTCCTCGGAGCATTTACATCTTGCCTAACCCCACCATCATAAAATATATCTGGATAATATGTTGTCCCATTAATATCTGTATATGGTTTTAAAATTTGATTTTTAACCTCTTCAAATGCCATGGCAATCCTCCCTTTTAATTTATTTGACTACATATCAGCGCAGAGCGGTAAATACTTATCCAGCCAGATGAATCATGCTGAAAAATTTCTATCCTCTTTCCATTGATATCATCTTCTACATACGGACCACAGCTTCTTTGAACAATTACCTCTTGAACTCCATTTTGATCAATATCAATGACCCCACCAAGACTGAAGGCAGGTGAGCTTTCCTCTCCATATAAAATCTTCTCAATTTTTCCCGACCCCCATAAAACAAAAAGAATTTCATTAAAAGCTATTCCTGCTCTCTCATTCTCTGAGACAGTCTTATTCGATACATACAACGTATATACACCAACGTAATCTTGGTTTCCGCTGTTATCAAGATCAAGCATCTTAATAAAATCAAGTCGGCTTTCGTCTTCATTTAATATTATTCTATTTTCGTTTATGAGTCGTTTTTCAATAGGTTTCATAGCTTCTGCAATAAGATATTTCTTTACCTCTTTTACTGCTTTTGTTGTATCATTTTCAGTTACTGTTAATGCTTCCATTTTATTTGATTTATTAAAAAGGGATGGCACTGCCACCGCTTTGACAGTGGCTGAATTTAAAATTAAATCATCTTTTTTGATTGCATAAACAGAGTTATTCTCATATCTCCCCGGCAGAAGTTTGCCTTCATATATTCCTGTGCCTTCAATATCAAATAGTAATGTTCCAGAAGGACAAGTGTTAGTATCAAATAACTTGATCTTTACATTGCTCAATCTCCCAATCATTTCCGTTCCAACATAGACATTGAAGGATTTTTCTGTAACATATTCTTTCATAAATTTTTTGATTCCTATTTTTTTTGCTATTAAATAAGGATCAAGCAATTTCCCTTTCTTAATTATAAATAAAGGGCTAAACACATCATTCTTATTTTCAGTTCTGTGTTTATACATTTGTATGATTTTGGGCTGAAATAGATAAAGCCCATCTGGCAACTTTACCTGTATAGTCTGTTGGGTCTTATATGTAGTTGATGCCTTTGTGTCTGCTGCATTGCCTACCAAATATTCTAAAACAAATATAAGCAGTAGAAATACTAAAATCAAACCTTTTTTGGTGGTATTTAAATGGGGTAGTTTGAGTTCATATCTTGAATTGTGAATTATATTTTTCATATTCTATTGTTCCTTTCCTGTTCACTTTGATTTGTAAGCTATATTGGAAAATATTGAATCAATGAATGTTGACAAAATATCTTTTAAGGCAGGTATGCTTGATGACCGCATTATTGATCCGCCTTCCCCCGAAAGCTTTTTAAACTCTTCTGACAGGATTTACAGGATTAACATGATTATTTTCAGACCGTTCAGGAAGATCGGCCCGAAATACATATCTGCTACTTGCTGCCTTTGCTCTGTTTTGCAATAGTTCCGTTTGACATCAACGCCTGATAAGCCAAATGTGTTTCCGCCACATGCGATGACTTATTGCTTCTGGCTTCCGGCCGGTAACTATCCTGTGCTTCCTGTTAATCCTGTCTGATAAAAAAATAAAAACGAAAATCTATATTTATAGTTAAAAAGTCTACTACTTTACTTTAACACTAAAAAATCTAAATCCGGTAGTACTGAAAAGAGATACTTGAACGAAAAGAATAAAACTGAAATAATATGTGACAAATTTTTGGATGTATAAATATTATTAATTTGAATTTCAAGAATATAATATTTCATTAAACTTTATATTTTCATTCCAATAATATATGTTTTACGCTTTTAATATCGTTCAGTTGAAATCTTCTTTTCCCTTAAACTTTTAACGGTTTATGGATAGGAGGTTTTATTTTTATTCTCAAAATTATAAATTTGAAAAGATATAATACAGAACAACCCACAAATAACATACAGATTGACAAAAAAATGAACTTTTTCTCATATAAAGCTTCTTTATGACAATAATATGTGATGCATATTAGAATTTTGTGAATTATTCATGATGTGTGGAAGAACTACCAGGTTGTTTCCGACCTGGTCTAATGTGATATCATCGGGTGTAACTTCGAAGTCCCACTCAATATAAGCTCCTGAACTGTCGTAGTCTTCATAAATAACATCCTGCCCGTAGCCGCGACCAAAGATATAGGTGTCATTGCCTGCTTTTCCGGTAAGCACATCATCGCCTTCTTTTCCGTCCATTATATCATCAGAGCTATAGCCTGTTAAGACCTCGGCTTCGGAAGTACCCTCAAGAGCAAGCTGCTTAAGCATTGCAACATCCCAAACCGTTCCGTCTGCAAACCGGATTTCATCAATCTTTTCAGATTCGTTGCCTTCATCTGCAAACCAGTTTTCAACCGTCATGCTGTCGCCGGTATCCTTCTTGGTTACAACAAGGTCATCTTCATTTCTGCGAATTTGAATTGATTCAGTTGTAATGCCTTCATCAATCAGAATCGTATCAATGCTTGAAACTTCGCTGTCAGAACCTCTTATTACATCCTGCCCCGAACCGGCCTTAAAAATAAAGGTATCGCTGCCTTCGTTTCCTTCAAGAAAATCATCGCCTTCATCACCGGATATTGTGTCGTTTCCTGTACCGCCATGTAGATAATCAACCCCGGTTCCTCCATTAATAATGTCGTCTCCGTTTCCTCCGTAAATTACATCAATATCTTCATTGCCGGAAAGCGTATCATTGCCTGCTTCACCATAAATCCAGTCATTTCCGTCTCCACCGGAGATAGTATCATTGCCCTTCCGTCCGTAAAGAAAATCAGTTCCATTAAATCCGCTTATAATATCATCCGTGTTATATCCGATAAGTATATCGTTCGCATCTGTTCCAAGAAGTACTTTCGCCTTAATTGCATCAACATCCCAAACCGTACCGTCAGCAAACTGTATATGCTCTATCTGCCATTCGGAGCTTTCATCAAAGAACCAGTTTGAAACCGTAAGTTTGTCTCCGGTATCTTTTATGGTTAATACCAGATCGTTTTTCTTGTGCTGTATTAAAATATCATCAGGCACAATATCGGAACCAAGTAAAATAGTATCAATGTTGCCCGGTGTCCTGTCCCGGTCAACTACGGTGTCATAACCGTCTCCCCTTCCGAACAAATAGGTATCGTCACCATTTGCACCATTGTATGTATATGGCATTGATTCATAGTAGTTCCATCCATTGGCAACGCTTCCGTATATAATGTCGTCTCCAGGCCCGCCGTCATAAATGTCATTGCCAGAATTTCCGTATAATATGTCATCACCTTCCCCGCCTATAAGTGTATCATTTCCGTCATTACCGGATATTTTATCGTCTCCTGAACCGCCTTCGATAGTGTCGTCGCCGCCCCATCCATTCAAATAATCATTGCCGCCCAATCCATAGATATTATCCTGACCGGAAAATCCACCTATAAGATCGGTTTTGTCCGTTCCGGTCAGAATAATGTCTTTAATAGTATCGGCGCTCCATACAGTATCGTCTGCAAACCTGAATTGTTCTATCACAGTCTGATAATGCCAGTCTCCATTGCTGTAGAAAAAACAATTTTTAAGCAAAATAGAATCCAGGGTGCCGATTATGCTTAATTTGATATCGTAGTTGCCTGAGCGTTCCACCTTAATATCGGTTGATAAAATATCTTCCCCGAATATAATGGTATCAATATTTCCCGGTGTCGTATCCGCATCGTTTATTACATCCTGCCCGCTTCCTATATTAAAAACATATGTATCATTCCCGGTTCCGCCATCCAGAGTATCTGCGCCTTCACCCCCATCAAGTATATCTTCTCCGGCATTCCCATAAATTTTATCATTTCCAATGTCTCCATAAAGTTCGTCATTACCTGAAGCTCCGTATATGGTGTCATTGCCTCCTATCCCGTGCAGAATATCATCACCGGGTGTTCCATAAATAATGTCATCTGTTTCTGACGGAACTGAGACTATACCGGCTATAGCATCCGTATCCCATATAGTGCCGTCCATAAACTGGATTTGTTCTACTCTGTTTAACGGACTGTCGTTTTTAAAATAGTCCTGTACTGTAACCTTATCAGCGGTATTATTAACTTCAACTATCAGATTATTGCCGCTTCGTCTTAAAGAAATGTCATCGGGTGAAATATTGCTGCCCAGAAACAATGTGTCCGTATTCCCTTCTGTAGGATCAGTATCGTTAATAGTTTCCCAACCCGACCCAAGCCGGAATATATATGTGTCATTGCCTCCTTCACCCAAAAGAAGGTCCTTTCCTTCTCCGCCATCCAGTATATCGTCACCCGCCCCGGCCCAAATGCTATCATTGCCACCACCTCCAACAAGCACAGCATCTCCTGAATTGTTTTGAAGAATATCGTTCAGAGTAGAGCCGTATATAACATCATCTCCATTACCTCCCGATATACGGCTATCCGTTTCGTCGGTTCTGATTATAGCCTCAGATCTGTTTGTTCCAACGGTTGAATCAATTTTTGGCAACCCTCCAGTATCTATCACCCAGCCCAAAGACTCATCCTGGATTATAAATTCTTCTCTAAAATTCAAATACCCTATGGCGTTTGTGTCATCGGTTGCTCTGTATGTTCGTGCGAACTCAGACAGAAGTTCTTTCCCTTTTTCAGGATCATCGGCAAGTTCGTTCACAATTGTTGCGGATACTGATGATAGATCAACGAGTTTAGTGCTATACCAGTCATATTCAATTTGTCCAAAAAGAAACGCAAGGTGTGATTGTTGCATGAGCATTGCATAACATGTCTCGCTTATGCGATGGTATATACCATCAAGTATGTCGCCTGCAGCGCTATTAGGATTAGGCCCGTTTGCGCCTGTGAATGGTTTTCCCATATATGCTTCAATTATGGCAAGTTTTCTTCCGTCGAAGAATGCGCCCCGTGAATTTTGCGCAACTGAATCAGTTTCAGTCCACTTAAAAAGGATTTGTTCCATTAAGGCATTGCGTGTATCAACACCTTCAGCCGAGATAAATTGTTCAACCAGCGATTTCAAGTTTCCGCTTGCGTCTTTTACCATTGCCTGATGCAAATCGGATACTTTCCCTGAACCTTCAAGGTCAGGAAGTACAGCAATTTCATCCGGAATATCAACAAGGTTGACGTCCCTGGTGTGTGTGACATTCGTTTTAAGCCCATATTCAGCTATAGTATTTTCGCTATCATCTGTGCGAACAAAAGTTCCCTCTCTTGTGATTGTGTTGCCTTCGCCATCAGGCAGGTTGACTACCTCAGAGTCGAGTTTGATTGCTTTAATGCCAAGGCTGTTTAAATCATGAAGTTCATCAGCAGAACTAACACAGTCTTTATTTATATCCTGCCATACACGAAGCTTTTCAAACATAGAATCATTGGCATCAATTATACCGTCATTATTTTCGTCAAGTTCGCTTAAAGCCTCAAACCCGTTTGCCGCTTTTATGCCTGTCTCAAGATTTGTATTATCGCCAAACAGTTCTGAGCCATCATTGATTATGCCATCATTATTAATATCTCTTACAAGCAAACCGTCATCTTTATCCACCCATCCGGTTCTTTCCGCAAATCCGTCGCCATCGTGATCAAAATGGGTTGAAGTACTTATCCTCGTGCTTTCAATTCCGTCGCCGTCAAGGTCGAGTATCAATGGGTCTCTTCTTCTTGGAGGTAATGCTGTTCCGGCATTATTATAATCAACCTCCATTGAGTTTAAAGTACTGGCTATGAACTCATCAAGCCCCATTATTGTTCTTCCGGCCATTCCGCTTATGTCAATATCCAGATTAGTACCATCCGGCTTAGTTGTATGAATCTTCATAGAACCGAAAATACCTGCTCTTGATCCTAATTCAATATATCTATTAAGCCTACCCCCTTTATATTTGTAACTTATATCATCTGTCGTAATATTGGGGTTGTTATCATTTCCCTGAATAACAATTTTATTGTGCTCCGAATCATTGTAGAAATTATCATTAACATGGACATTTTTACCGGATTCCGGATTATAAATATAAGTATCATCCCCATCTTCACCATCCATTATGACATCGCCTGATCCGTAAATATTTTCGTAAAGCAATGTATCATTTCCGCTTCCGCCGAAAAGAATATCAAAACCGTTACCCCCGGACAGGATATCATCTCCTTCTTCACCATATAAAATGTCATTACCAGCTCCGCCATACAGAATGTCATTATCTTCCCCGCCGTAGATCGTGTCATTACCGCTTAAGCCAAAGATAATATCGTCGCCGGTTTCTCCGAAAATAATATCATTTCCGTCATTGCCCTGGAGTTCATCATTACCTCCGCCTCCATAGATTTCATCATTGCCTGTGCCGCCCAAAATAATATCCGCACCATCACCGCCCTGAACAAAATCGTCATCAGCTCCGGCATCAATAGTGTCAATACTGTAATCTTCTCCTGTATAACTGCCAATGGCATTACCGAAAATCCAGTCTTTGCCTGAGCCACCGGCTATCGTATCTGCTCCCAAGCCGCCATCAATATAATCATCACCATCATCACCCTGCAGCCAGTCATCCCCTTCTCCACCATAAATCCAGTCATTGCCGCCATAACCGAGAATTACATCATTTCCATCACCGCCATCAATAAAATCACCGCCTGAATTCAGGATATTATAATCGCCCTGTATATAATCATTGCCATCACCACCAATCAAGGTATCGGACTTTCCACCGCCATAAATCTCATCATTTCCGCTACCGCCATCGATATAATCCTCTCCTTGCTCACTATCCGGCACACCGTCATTCTCACCCAGCAAAATGTCATTGCCGGTTCCGCCAAAAATCGTATCATCCCCGGCATCGCCTACGATGAAATCATTATCCGATCCTCCATAAATCAGATCGTCGCCTCCGCCGCCAACAACTATATCGTCTCCGCTGCCGCCATATATCTCGTCATCGCCCTGAAAATAAGTCGGGTTTGTATTTACATTCGTAAAGGAAACAACCTTATCCGGTGTAACTTCGAAGTCCCAGTCAATGTAGGCTCCTGAACTGTTATAGTCACCATAAATGACATCATTTCCCCCGCCACCGGCAAGTAGATCGTGCCCTTCGCCACCCAGGAGAGCATCATTACTGTTTGAGCCATAAAGCTGGTCATCGCCTTCATTGCCGACAATAAGGTCTCCTGTTTGGTTTATGCTTGTTGCATTTTCGCCTGCTGATATTAAATCAGACATCGAACCGGCGTTTTCTCCAAATATCTGGTCATTTCCCTCCTCGCCGAAAAGTATATCCGAACCTGTGCCTCCTTCCAAAACATCATTACCTTCACCGGCGGAAATTGCGTCCCGGCCGGTGCCACCTAAAAGCATATCATCACCTTGCAAAGAAGAAATCGTATCATCACCATCTCGTCCCTCGATACGGTCATTGCCGGTGGTACCTGTTAAAACGTCTTCCAGATCCTCAGGGTACTGATCGCCGAGAATGGTTTTGGTTGTATTCGGAACTTGTGGCGCTTCCTTCAGTTGTATTCCGAAATCTCCGGGTTGAAAGTCCTCGCCAAGCGTAATTGTTCCGCCGTCAGGAAGGACTATTTTATAAGGAGAATGTTTGTTGACTTCCACAGTTCCGTCAGGTGATTTCCATTCCGCATCTCCTGACTTATAGAAGGTCTTCATCAAATGCGGTATGCCGTTGCTGTCGGTCCAGAATATTCTGTTTTCACCGTCCGTATCTGTTATCGTATCGTTGCCGTCTCCGCTTTGAAAGTAATAATCATCATTGCCAAGACCTCCCTCCAAAATATCATTACCTTTACCACCTTCAAGAACGTCATTACCATCTCCACCTATCAATATGTCTTCACCGTCACCGCCATTTAAATCGTCTTTGCCATCACCACCGTAAATGACATCATCTCCAGTACTGCCATCTATAATATCTGAGCCTTTTTCTCCGAAGATAAGATCATTTTTATTTGTGCCTATAATAATGTCTGCCCAGTTTTTTTCTATATAATCGTATGAATCAAGTCCTCTTCCAACAATCACCCAACCGTCAATAGTCTTTCCCTTGGCCAAATTTAAGACTAGATAATCACTAGCTGCTTTTATTGAGTCATTTATATTCTGGATTCCTGATGGTGGTGGATATTTAGAAGGTAATTCATATGCACTAAGCTTTATACTGCCCAATCCTTCATATTCATAACGGGTGTACATCCGCATGATTTCTTTGGTTTGATCCGCGGTCAAAACTCCGTCATCGTATAGGCCAAACTCATTAGCCTCTATATATCTCCGGTTCGTATGGCCGCCCCCTTTATTTGAGCCATATCTGATCTCATACCAAGCCTCCGCACGATTTTCATTATTGATAGCGGCCAATGTTGCTGGTATCTTATTTCTTATGCCAGCAACGCTAGGTATTGTCATAGTATAGAGAAGAGATAGAATTGCGGTCTTCTCTTTTGATTTTGCCAAACAATAGCCAAGAGCGGTATCCAAAGCTGTTTCATATTCGTTCAACAAAATATTAAGAAGCTTCGCGGCATACGGTTCATCTGGCAATCTAAGTGAAAGTAGCTGTGAATTATTGTAAATCTGTTGTCGCAAAGAAGATATTTGTTGATTAATTATTATTAGTTGTTGTGGCGTTGCGGTTTTTGCTTGTAGCTCCAGAGACTTTATTTGGATAGCATATCCTCGTGCCTGTGACAGTAAAGGTGCATCGCTTCCCGGCAAACTTATTTGCTGATTGACTGGCAAGTTGAGTTTTGTATTTGTTGTGGTCAGATACTTATTTATATCTGAATCGGTTCGTACAAGAAGGTCAAATCCATATCCAATGGCAATACTGCCATCATAATAAGGCCGTGTTTTATTAGCAGTATTATTCTCTAGTGGTTTTACAAATGAGTCTCTCACAGTACCGTTAGGATCTGAATATGTATGTAATATTAAACTCATGGCTCACCTCCTTGGTTTGTTTTTTGGAATTTGGTTCTATTTTTCTTGAAATAACAAATGTCTTTTATCTGATTGCCAGGATTTAGCCTTAGAATAACCAGCCATTGATCTATCTGATGGGGTTCCCAATCCGTCATAGATACATAATAAACATTGTCGTAAATAAACGGATTGAAGTAGAACCAGCCGCCTAAGAAATTATAAACAGGCACATTTTTCTTATTCCCTAACATAGGAATTATCTGAGTTGGCGGGATTTCCTTTAGGGAATATCCGTTAGCTCGAAAAGGGCTGGTTTCTTCATTATACCCGATAATCCCTAATATTTTTTTATATAATTCCGTATTTCTCTTAATACCATCTTTAAATTTATTCTCCTCATGCTTGTCAAAAATAAAAATTTGATCTGATGGGATACCACGCAAGCCAAATTCATATGATTTTATGACTATCTCTATCTTGCCATCATTATTAATATCAAATTTGGAAAGAAGCATTGTTTCACGTAACGAGGAATAGTTATATTCGTCTTCCCCTTTATCATTTATTAGATATGCTCGTTTCTTCTCCCATTTGATGTTATTGAATTCCTCATGCTGGTCGTATTTAATCTCTCCATATTTTTTAAGATCATCATTATAAAGCTTTCGCATGTGGCTACACAAGGTATCGTCTTTACACATTATACTAACATACTCGTCAGCAAAACAAACTGAAGACAAAAAAATCAACATTAAAAAAATCAACATTCTTTTCTTCATGCCGCCCTCCTTAATATTATTTTTCTAGACACAAAGTCGTTTCCATCTTCGCTGGAGAGCATGTCCCCCTGCTCATTTATGCTCTGGGCTTGGCCTCCTTCCAAAACATCATTACCTTCACCGGCGGAAATTGCGTCCCGGCCGGTGCCACCCAAAAGCACATCATCACCTTGCAAAGAAGAAATCGTATCATCATCTTCTCGTCCCTCGATACGGTCATTGCCGGTGGTACCAAGCAGCGAATCATCCAGCTCCTGCGGATTCTGATCTCCGAGAATTGTGTTTGTGGTAGTCGGATTTTCTATCGAATCCTTCAGTTGTATTCCAAAATCTCCGGCTTGGAAGTCCTCGCCGAGTGTAATTGTTCCGCCGTCTTCTGTCGTTATCTGCCAGGGAGAGTGGTGCGTGATATTTACTTTTCCATCAGCAGATGTCCAAATATCAGCGCCTGTATTGTATAATTTTTCAACGGACTGGACGTTACCGTTAGCATCCTCATATACTATACGATTTTTACCTGAATCAATAATCGTGTCATCACCGTCGCCATGACTGTAGTAATAAATATCTTCACCTTCACCGCCAATAAGAATGTCATCACCCTTTCCGCCCTTAAGCGTGTCAGCTCCATCACCTCCAACAAGCACATCATTTGCGGTTCCGCCGGTTAGATCATCACTCTTGTTACCGCCAAGCATGAAGGCTCGCTCGGTTCCGGCAGTAGCATTCATAGCGCTGTAGCCAGCCTGGATATACCAGTCTGTGAGATTAGGAAGGTGGTAATTAATGTATGTCTTATCGTATACCGGCAGAGTATCTATGTAGTTCTGAAAATAGTTCGTGAAACCTTTTGTATCACTCAGCGCGGCAGCTACATCTCTGCGGTCGAATTGGAGACCGCCCGTAACTTTAGTGAAAAGTTCCTTGTTCGCATTTATGGCAACAGGCATTATATAATACATCTGCATGGCAAACAAAGTCATGGCGTTGGTGATATTGCTATTCGTCATGGTCAAGCCGCCAGCCTGGGCGATTTTATTCATATCTGCCGCAAAACGGTCAAGCATTTTATCAGGTGGCAATATTTCCAGTATTTGTACTGTTTGTCCTTGCTTTGTTGTTTCAAATATACCAAGTTGATGATTGAGCAGTTTTCGAAGTAAATCTTCATTGTCTATGTCTTTATTATCCGCAGCAAACAGATTCTGATCTAGAATTTGTGTTACCAAATCAGGCAGAATCTGAGCTGCTTTGAGAAAAGTCTTCGAAGCCTCCAAAGCGGTCATCAATGCTATTGAATGCCTGTTCCCACTTCCTGCTGTCGAAATTCCCAAAGAGTATGGTTTATCAAGCTCCATAAGGGTCAAAGCGGATAATCTGGTAGGTTTGAGCACCTCACCTTCAATATAGTAGTGATCCACGTTCGATTCCCTTGTTAGGGCACGAGCTCCCGCGCTAGCGGCAAAAAGAGCTAAATTTGCATCAAAAGTACCTGAAAGACCCATGGTTGCCATAGCCGCTATAATAACCGGTTGGCTTAATGCTGCTAGCTGGAAAGGTGCTTGGTCAAACACGGTTGCTTTTTTGTCAAAAAAGACCGCCATTAGTGAAGCCAGTCCACCGCCCAGGGAGTGTCCTGTAAAAGTTATATCAGCATTCGGATTGGCGGCCTTCACTTCAAAATAATAGGTCATCGCTTCAAAAATCTGGGGTACAGGAGCTCCCAGTCCTGCAGTCCAGCTAATAGGATCCGCAATAAATTCGTTTGTTCCTGTATAGGAAATTACAATCTCGTTGGTCAGGTCATTTATATATGCTCCGGCAGAAAAGCCGGTCCACCGGTCAGGCACCCAGTCAAGTTGTCTCCAGCCCTTGGGTATACTAATCTTGTTTATGTCTGATGCGTCATAAACACGCGTTGATAGCTGCAAGTATTCAAGTTTACTTGGCATGGTTTGTTCTCCTATTATGGTTTATTGTCGTTTAAATTAAGTGTATCAAACGCAAACCTTACGCATTGGCCCAA contains:
- a CDS encoding M23 family metallopeptidase, encoding MAFEEVKNQILKPYTDINGTTYYPDIFYDGGVRQDVNAPRKGGRKHNGVDFNYRDANGNRAPFINDSHPFVDSPVKGKITDVNNNWGIVEITDANGNRHRICHLDSWNVKKGDIVEAGQTIGQMGGRGDQNGDGIYGANEYLPHIDYKILGPKGQYIDPETYWLFPYQLFFLIMKNL